One part of the Eucalyptus grandis isolate ANBG69807.140 chromosome 10, ASM1654582v1, whole genome shotgun sequence genome encodes these proteins:
- the LOC104422061 gene encoding protein SOB FIVE-LIKE 3 produces the protein MEYSPNHSGAEGFSSSESGWTMYIASPTKEDDSGCTEASWVTQKDQITTISPPGNRRKEGSDDSDDSMASDASSGPSHHRQKHGKDGCSKPDKKQEWFSNEKSKRKEKKKEKGSVVKGPKR, from the coding sequence ATGGAGTACTCTCCAAACCATTCAGGAGCTGAGGGATTCAGCAGCAGCGAATCGGGTTGGACCATGTACATTGCTTCTCCAACgaaagaagatgattctggATGCACCGAGGCGAGTTGGGTCACTCAGAAGGACCAGATCACCACCATCAGCCCCCCCGGAAACAGAAGAAAAGAGGGCAGCGACGACAGCGACGATTCAATGGCTTCTGATGCTTCCTCCGGCCCAAGCCACCATCGGCAAAAACATGGCAAGGATGGTTGTTCGAAGCCCGATAAGAAGCAAGAATGGTTCTCTAATGAGAAATCGAAacggaaagagaagaaaaaggaaaaaggaagtgTAGTGAAGGGTCCGAAGCGATGA